Proteins encoded in a region of the Streptomyces sp. NBC_00258 genome:
- a CDS encoding LLM class flavin-dependent oxidoreductase — protein sequence MSSAPSALPSSAHLHLAVALDGAGWHPAAWREPVARPRELFTAEYWADLVAEAERGLLDFVTFEDGLGPQSSHFIEPDGRTDQVRGRLDAVLVAARIAPLTRHIGLVPTVVATHTEPFHISKAIATLDYVSSGRAGLRVQLTARQNEAAHFGRRTLPRLDAYDSPATQGVVSELFDETADYVEVVRRLWDSWEDDAEIRDVATGRFVDRDKLHYIDFEGRHFSVKGPSITPRPPQGQPVVSALAHQTVPYRLVARSTDIGYVTPHDTDQARAIVAEIRAEQALAGRAGEPLHVFGDLVVLLDDDPAAASARRDRLDALVGTPFTSDARVFTGTPTQLADLLQELWSAGLSGFRLRPAVLGHDLPAITRGLVPELQRRGAFRRAYEADTLRGLLGLARPANRYAANATGAAAANAAANATA from the coding sequence GTGTCCTCAGCACCTTCTGCCCTGCCCTCTTCCGCGCATCTGCACCTCGCCGTGGCGCTCGACGGCGCCGGCTGGCACCCCGCCGCCTGGCGCGAACCGGTGGCCCGGCCCCGGGAACTGTTCACCGCCGAGTACTGGGCCGACCTCGTCGCCGAGGCCGAGCGCGGTCTCCTCGACTTCGTGACCTTCGAGGACGGCCTGGGACCGCAGTCCTCGCACTTCATCGAGCCGGACGGGCGGACCGACCAGGTCCGCGGCCGGCTCGACGCCGTTCTCGTGGCAGCGCGCATCGCACCGTTGACCCGCCACATAGGTCTGGTGCCGACCGTGGTGGCCACGCACACGGAGCCGTTCCACATCTCCAAGGCCATCGCCACCCTCGATTATGTGAGCTCCGGCCGGGCGGGCCTACGGGTGCAGTTGACGGCACGACAGAACGAGGCGGCGCACTTCGGCCGCCGTACGCTGCCCCGCCTGGACGCCTACGACAGCCCGGCCACGCAGGGCGTGGTGAGCGAACTCTTCGACGAGACGGCCGACTACGTCGAGGTCGTACGCAGACTCTGGGACAGCTGGGAGGACGACGCCGAGATCCGGGACGTGGCCACCGGCCGCTTCGTCGACCGCGACAAGCTCCACTACATCGACTTCGAGGGCAGGCACTTCAGCGTCAAGGGCCCTTCCATCACCCCGCGTCCGCCCCAGGGCCAGCCCGTCGTCAGCGCTCTCGCCCACCAGACCGTCCCGTACCGGCTGGTGGCCCGCTCCACCGACATCGGCTACGTCACCCCGCACGACACCGACCAGGCCCGCGCGATCGTCGCCGAGATCCGCGCCGAACAGGCCCTCGCAGGCCGCGCCGGAGAGCCGCTGCACGTCTTCGGTGACCTGGTGGTGCTCCTCGACGACGATCCGGCCGCCGCGTCCGCCCGCAGGGACCGCCTCGACGCCCTCGTGGGAACGCCGTTCACCAGCGACGCCCGCGTCTTCACCGGCACACCCACCCAACTCGCCGACCTGCTCCAGGAGTTGTGGTCGGCCGGGCTGAGCGGCTTCCGGCTGCGCCCCGCCGTCCTCGGCCACGACCTGCCGGCCATCACCCGGGGCCTGGTCCCCGAACTCCAGCGCCGGGGCGCCTTCCGCCGCGCCTACGAGGCCGACACCCTGCGCGGACTGCTCGGGCTCGCCCGCCCGGCCAACCGCTACGCCGCCAACGCCACCGGCGCTGCTGCCGCCAACGCCGCTGCCAACGCCACCGCCTGA
- a CDS encoding putative leader peptide, with product MRARTVSRRSVPKAAPLHRVRLYSRPHIDLLRVAGALCCS from the coding sequence GTGCGAGCGCGAACCGTGTCCCGCCGCAGCGTCCCGAAGGCCGCCCCGCTCCACCGCGTACGCCTCTACTCCCGGCCGCACATCGACCTGCTGCGCGTTGCCGGCGCGCTCTGTTGCTCCTGA
- a CDS encoding glutathione S-transferase C-terminal domain-containing protein: protein MPETVSRGSSSTDTFTTAASRTTAPHSSGRGPSAGGTSSVAGSATRPHRFRGRIGVGLAGGFYPAPHRFQLYLSEACPYSGRVAVVLDLLGLTGSLTTTVLKLPAETPDAFASLRGAYEATWHHYDGPLTAPALCDRWSGRVVSNHTPDILRDLAGLLADGACESALARLDRQLACHPYVLGDELGTADRDLWVTLTHLDHFDAAGTLAPYRHIEEYVRRLDDHPDLSVDER from the coding sequence ATGCCCGAGACAGTTTCCCGCGGTTCCAGCAGCACTGACACCTTCACGACGGCGGCCTCTCGCACGACCGCCCCGCACTCGTCCGGCCGCGGCCCGTCTGCCGGTGGCACGTCGTCCGTCGCCGGCTCGGCCACCCGTCCGCACCGCTTCCGGGGCCGCATCGGCGTCGGTCTCGCCGGCGGCTTCTACCCGGCGCCGCACCGCTTTCAGCTGTACCTGTCCGAGGCCTGTCCCTACTCGGGGCGCGTAGCGGTCGTCCTCGACCTGCTAGGCCTCACGGGCTCGCTCACCACCACGGTTCTGAAGCTCCCCGCGGAGACGCCGGATGCCTTCGCATCACTGCGCGGCGCCTACGAGGCGACCTGGCACCACTACGACGGCCCGCTCACCGCGCCCGCACTGTGCGACCGCTGGAGCGGACGCGTCGTCAGCAACCACACACCCGACATCCTCCGCGACCTCGCCGGCCTGCTCGCCGACGGAGCATGCGAGTCCGCACTGGCCCGGCTCGACCGGCAACTCGCCTGCCACCCCTACGTGTTGGGCGATGAGCTCGGCACCGCGGACAGGGACCTCTGGGTGACACTCACCCACCTCGACCACTTCGACGCGGCCGGCACCCTCGCCCCGTACCGCCACATCGAGGAGTACGTACGACGCCTCGACGATCACCCGGACCTCTCCGTCGACGAGCGCTGA